Proteins encoded by one window of Chondromyces crocatus:
- a CDS encoding DUF3427 domain-containing protein — MSRYERGLYEVLLTDAVEARLRGLDARFEAHRTGLRAAEAPDRIALHLSRVIERAIASLDEKERASLGTTLARRLIEVVVESASAPDLGLESPLEAGEVLRAILGRLPDGRLESIPEPLIPLLDTTLLTNAPGEPRVGHQILAESRSADRIDLVMAFIRKSGINPMLDALRAHCEAGRELRILTTTYTGSTEASALDALRALGADIRVSYDTSGTRLHAKAWLLHRRSGFSTAYIGSSNLTQSAQISGLEWNVRVSGARNPGVIEKVAAVFESYWNHGDFVPYEPAQFEALSHAEARTTPRLILSPIELRPEPFQERLLEQIALSRQQGYHRNLLVSATGTGKTVMAALDYVRLRKELPRARLLLVAHREEILEQSLATFRYALRDPCFGELWVRGNRPRAFEHVFASIQSLHANGFAHLDPTHFDVVIVDEFHHAAAASYRSMLGHVRPVELLGLTATPERSDGLPILDWFEHRIAAELRLWDAIDQHRLVPFAYYGIHDGLDLRDIPWRRGRGYEVEGLSKLLTGNDVWARFVLKEVAKRVDAPAQMRALGFCVSIEHARFMARVFREAGIAATAIWSDTPAPERQAALTELAEGKTNILFSVDLFNEGVDIPSVDTLLLLRPTDSPTLFLQQLGRGLRRNSGKTVCTVLDFVGHHRAEYRFDRRFRSLLGGSRSGLVEQIQAGFPFLPAGCHMELDPIASRIVLGNLREAVPSRWSAKVDELRALAREGSSCRLQDFLEAVGVDLEDVYRGNKSWSDLCGDAGLTLLPAGPQEDKLRRACGRLLHVDDPTRIETYRRLLEHDVAPEPQRLPPRERRLLRMLVSSVADKAVTKGHSLADACALLWRHPQVRAELRALLDAQACRIQHLPLALTTHPDVPLQVHARYTRIEILAAFGLGDGAKVAPWQTGVYWAKEASADLLAFTLDKTTGQFSPTTRYRDYAISRDLIHWQSQSVTRADSETGLRYQRHAQLGSSIMLFARLRSDERAFYFLGPASYVRHESELPMSVTWRLTHPLPGDLFATFAAAVA, encoded by the coding sequence ATGTCGCGCTACGAGCGAGGGCTCTACGAGGTACTCCTGACCGACGCTGTGGAGGCTCGACTCCGCGGACTGGATGCGCGTTTCGAGGCTCATCGAACCGGCCTCCGCGCAGCCGAGGCTCCCGACAGGATCGCGCTTCATCTTTCCCGCGTCATCGAGAGGGCCATTGCTTCGCTCGATGAGAAGGAACGGGCCAGCCTGGGGACGACCCTCGCCCGCCGCCTGATCGAGGTCGTCGTCGAGTCCGCGAGTGCTCCGGATCTCGGCCTCGAAAGCCCTCTCGAGGCTGGCGAAGTCCTGCGGGCGATTCTCGGGCGGCTCCCTGATGGTCGCCTCGAGTCCATCCCCGAGCCCCTCATCCCGCTGCTCGACACGACGCTGCTCACCAATGCTCCTGGTGAGCCGCGCGTAGGCCACCAGATCCTCGCAGAGAGCCGCTCGGCCGATCGCATCGATCTCGTGATGGCGTTCATTCGCAAGAGCGGGATCAATCCCATGCTGGACGCGCTCCGCGCCCACTGTGAAGCAGGTCGCGAACTGCGAATTCTCACGACCACCTATACGGGGTCGACGGAAGCCAGCGCGCTCGATGCGCTTCGAGCGCTCGGAGCCGACATCCGCGTTTCTTACGACACGAGCGGGACGCGGCTCCACGCGAAGGCGTGGCTCCTGCATCGTCGCTCGGGGTTTTCGACGGCCTACATTGGTTCGTCGAACCTCACCCAATCTGCCCAGATCAGCGGTCTCGAATGGAATGTTCGTGTGTCGGGGGCGCGGAATCCTGGCGTGATCGAGAAGGTCGCCGCCGTCTTCGAGAGCTACTGGAACCATGGCGATTTCGTGCCCTACGAACCTGCGCAGTTCGAGGCGCTCAGCCACGCGGAGGCGCGAACGACACCTCGCCTGATCCTGAGCCCCATCGAGCTTCGCCCGGAGCCATTCCAGGAGCGGCTCCTGGAGCAAATCGCGCTGTCGCGGCAGCAGGGCTACCACCGCAATCTGCTCGTCTCCGCCACAGGGACCGGCAAGACGGTGATGGCCGCGCTCGATTATGTGCGCCTCCGGAAAGAGCTACCGCGTGCGCGCCTCCTGCTCGTGGCGCATCGCGAGGAGATCCTCGAGCAGAGCCTCGCGACGTTCCGGTATGCGCTTCGAGACCCTTGCTTCGGGGAACTATGGGTCCGTGGCAACCGTCCGAGAGCCTTTGAGCACGTCTTTGCTTCGATTCAAAGCCTGCACGCCAATGGCTTCGCACACCTCGACCCGACCCATTTCGATGTCGTCATCGTGGATGAGTTTCACCACGCTGCTGCTGCTTCCTATCGCTCGATGCTCGGACATGTGCGTCCGGTCGAACTTCTGGGTCTCACGGCGACGCCTGAACGAAGCGACGGCCTGCCCATCCTCGACTGGTTCGAGCACCGCATCGCTGCTGAGCTGCGCCTATGGGATGCGATAGACCAGCACCGGCTGGTGCCCTTTGCGTACTACGGCATCCATGACGGGCTCGACCTCCGGGACATCCCCTGGAGACGCGGGCGTGGCTACGAGGTCGAAGGGCTCTCGAAGCTGCTCACAGGCAACGATGTATGGGCGCGCTTCGTCCTCAAGGAGGTAGCAAAGCGGGTGGATGCGCCTGCGCAAATGCGGGCGCTCGGCTTTTGCGTCAGCATCGAGCACGCGCGTTTCATGGCGCGGGTCTTTCGAGAAGCGGGGATTGCTGCAACGGCCATCTGGTCGGATACGCCCGCTCCAGAGCGACAGGCCGCCCTGACTGAGCTCGCAGAGGGCAAGACGAACATCCTGTTCTCGGTCGACCTGTTCAACGAAGGCGTCGACATCCCTTCGGTGGATACCTTGCTGCTGCTGCGGCCGACGGACAGTCCGACCTTGTTCCTCCAGCAACTCGGGCGCGGGCTCCGCCGGAACTCAGGGAAGACGGTCTGTACCGTCCTCGATTTCGTCGGTCACCACCGCGCGGAGTACAGGTTCGACCGCCGCTTCCGCTCCCTCCTGGGGGGTAGCCGCAGTGGCCTCGTGGAGCAGATCCAGGCTGGCTTCCCGTTCCTGCCCGCGGGCTGTCACATGGAGCTGGACCCCATCGCGAGCCGGATTGTGCTGGGGAACCTTCGTGAAGCGGTTCCTTCACGGTGGAGCGCCAAGGTGGACGAATTGCGTGCGCTCGCTCGAGAGGGCTCATCCTGTAGGCTTCAGGACTTTCTCGAGGCGGTGGGTGTCGACCTCGAGGACGTTTATAGAGGCAACAAGAGCTGGTCTGACTTGTGCGGTGACGCTGGCCTGACGCTGCTGCCTGCAGGGCCTCAGGAAGACAAACTCCGACGCGCGTGCGGTCGGCTTTTGCATGTCGACGATCCCACGCGAATCGAGACCTACCGGCGGCTTCTCGAGCATGACGTCGCTCCCGAGCCTCAGCGATTGCCCCCCAGAGAGCGACGGCTCCTGCGCATGCTCGTCAGCTCGGTCGCCGACAAGGCCGTCACGAAGGGGCATTCTCTTGCGGATGCTTGTGCCTTGTTGTGGCGTCATCCTCAGGTCCGGGCGGAGCTGCGCGCCTTGCTCGATGCCCAGGCATGCAGGATCCAGCACCTACCTCTGGCGCTCACGACCCACCCGGACGTTCCCTTGCAAGTCCACGCTCGCTACACACGGATCGAGATCCTCGCGGCGTTCGGTTTGGGGGATGGGGCCAAGGTCGCCCCCTGGCAGACCGGTGTCTACTGGGCGAAGGAGGCCAGTGCGGATCTTCTGGCATTCACCCTGGACAAGACGACGGGGCAGTTCTCACCAACGACCCGCTATCGCGATTATGCGATCAGCCGTGACCTCATTCACTGGCAGAGCCAGTCCGTCACGCGGGCGGACAGCGAGACGGGGCTCCGCTATCAGCGCCACGCGCAGCTCGGCTCGAGCATTATGCTCTTCGCTCGTCTGCGCAGCGATGAGCGTGCGTTTTACTTCCTCGGTCCAGCATCGTACGTGAGGCACGAATCCGAGCTGCCGATGAGCGTTACCTGGCGGCTGACACATCCTCTTCCAGGCGACCTTTTCGCCACCTTCGCTGCTGCCGTCGCCTAG
- a CDS encoding DUF1801 domain-containing protein, whose amino-acid sequence MATKSRREAATTTKQPSQGTKKPAAPRASPAAPRKRTSIPEPGGATVTAFLDQLDHPLKKEIHVVRQLILGVSPEIREEIKWNAPSFRTTEHFATFNLRTQDRVRLILHTGAKAKKPAQQKGRIEDPEGLLEWLAEDRCLVTLISSADIESKRAALEAILSAWIARMESP is encoded by the coding sequence ATGGCCACCAAGTCCCGACGCGAAGCAGCCACCACCACCAAGCAGCCGTCTCAGGGCACCAAAAAGCCGGCAGCCCCGCGCGCATCACCAGCTGCACCTCGCAAACGCACCAGCATCCCTGAGCCCGGTGGCGCCACCGTCACGGCCTTCCTGGACCAGCTCGACCATCCTCTCAAGAAGGAGATTCACGTCGTCCGACAGCTCATCCTCGGTGTCAGTCCAGAAATTCGCGAGGAGATCAAATGGAACGCCCCCAGCTTCCGGACGACGGAACACTTCGCGACCTTCAACCTGCGCACCCAGGATCGCGTTCGGCTCATTCTCCACACAGGAGCCAAAGCGAAGAAGCCTGCCCAGCAGAAGGGGCGTATCGAGGACCCGGAAGGGTTGCTGGAGTGGCTCGCCGAGGATCGTTGCCTGGTGACCCTCATCAGCAGCGCAGACATCGAGTCCAAGCGAGCTGCGCTGGAGGCCATCCTGAGCGCGTGGATTGCTCGCATGGAGTCGCCGTAG
- a CDS encoding aldo/keto reductase — translation MNDKRTDDTERREHAAQKAQNAAHLDRRTFLSAMGLASLAGTLPTLGCTPQATTGNEPPRSSASLQPEPPPPSAGAKANENTMQNIDVGPIVLGGNVFGWTVERDDAFRILDAFVDKGGRAIDTADVYPAWAEGRKGGESEQMIGEWLAARGHRSKLVIATKVAKWKERPGLSPANIRTAIEGSLRRLQTDHVDIYYAHEDDQNVQQAEYLDAFDRLVKEGKVRALGASNFTPERLASALALSRANGLRPFQFSQDHWNLVERGIEKTLVPLLQKEGLKELPYWSLASGFLTGKYRPGQKVDSMRAGSAGKYLTDPKNVTLLGALDEISAAHKTSVAAVALAWLHAQPVVAAPLASARTIEQLGPLFDAASLRLTAEEVSKLSAITAP, via the coding sequence ATGAACGACAAGCGAACGGACGACACCGAGCGGAGGGAGCACGCAGCACAAAAGGCTCAGAACGCAGCTCACCTCGACCGACGCACCTTCTTGAGCGCCATGGGCCTGGCAAGCCTGGCCGGCACCTTGCCAACCCTCGGCTGCACGCCTCAAGCCACCACGGGGAACGAGCCTCCACGCAGCTCGGCGTCGCTTCAGCCCGAACCCCCGCCCCCTTCAGCTGGCGCCAAAGCGAACGAGAACACCATGCAGAACATCGACGTCGGCCCCATCGTGCTGGGTGGGAATGTGTTCGGGTGGACGGTGGAGCGCGATGACGCCTTCCGCATCCTGGACGCCTTCGTGGACAAGGGAGGACGCGCCATCGACACGGCGGACGTGTACCCAGCCTGGGCGGAAGGCCGGAAAGGCGGCGAGTCCGAGCAGATGATCGGCGAGTGGCTCGCAGCGCGCGGCCACCGGAGCAAGCTCGTCATCGCGACCAAGGTGGCGAAGTGGAAAGAGCGACCCGGGCTGTCGCCAGCGAACATTCGCACGGCCATCGAGGGTTCTCTGCGGCGGCTGCAGACCGACCACGTCGACATCTACTACGCGCACGAGGATGATCAGAACGTCCAGCAGGCCGAGTATCTCGATGCCTTCGATCGGCTCGTGAAAGAGGGGAAGGTCCGCGCCCTGGGAGCGTCGAACTTCACGCCAGAGCGACTCGCTTCTGCGCTCGCGCTCTCGCGCGCCAACGGGCTACGACCCTTCCAGTTCTCGCAAGATCACTGGAATCTCGTCGAGCGTGGCATCGAAAAAACGCTCGTCCCGTTGCTCCAGAAGGAGGGGCTGAAGGAGCTGCCCTACTGGTCGCTCGCGTCAGGGTTCCTCACGGGCAAGTACCGGCCAGGTCAGAAGGTCGACTCCATGCGCGCGGGTTCGGCGGGGAAGTACCTTACCGACCCGAAGAACGTCACGCTCCTCGGTGCGCTCGACGAGATCAGCGCGGCGCACAAAACCTCGGTGGCCGCCGTGGCGCTCGCGTGGCTGCATGCTCAGCCTGTCGTTGCCGCCCCGCTCGCGAGTGCGCGCACCATCGAGCAGCTCGGGCCCCTCTTCGACGCCGCTTCGCTCCGGTTGACGGCCGAGGAGGTCTCGAAGCTCTCGGCCATCACCGCTCCCTGA
- a CDS encoding alpha/beta fold hydrolase: MNDAISHRTLKTNGIDLHIAEAGQGPLVLLLHGWPESWYSWRHQLTALAAAGYHAVAPDVRGYGQSDKPQPIEAYSMKNLLADYVGLLDALGEKTAVVVGHDWGAAMAWNCAALHPDRFRAVVGMSVPHLGRAPLPPTQLFKHMFGDTWFYILYFQEPGVAEAEFEADVPKTVRTILAGIPSFDMTAEVVQAKKKGDKFLTDLDAPTTLPDWLTEEDVAYFAQQLTSSGFRGGLNRYRNMDRDWEELPELATAKIEQPALFLTGENDPTRAIGPVDTMKALVPNLEEILILPGAGHWVQQECAAEVNAALLRFLAKLPA, encoded by the coding sequence ATGAACGACGCCATCTCTCATCGCACCCTCAAGACGAACGGCATCGACCTGCACATCGCCGAGGCCGGACAAGGGCCTCTCGTGCTCCTGCTCCATGGCTGGCCCGAGTCCTGGTACTCGTGGCGCCATCAGCTGACCGCGCTGGCTGCCGCTGGCTACCACGCCGTGGCCCCCGATGTCCGCGGGTACGGGCAGAGCGACAAACCTCAGCCCATCGAGGCGTACAGCATGAAGAACCTGCTCGCCGACTACGTCGGCTTGCTCGATGCCCTCGGCGAGAAGACCGCCGTGGTCGTCGGCCACGACTGGGGCGCGGCCATGGCCTGGAACTGCGCAGCCCTCCACCCCGACCGCTTCCGCGCCGTCGTCGGAATGAGCGTCCCGCACCTCGGCCGTGCGCCCCTCCCCCCGACGCAGCTCTTCAAGCACATGTTCGGCGACACCTGGTTCTACATCCTCTACTTCCAGGAGCCTGGCGTCGCCGAAGCCGAGTTCGAGGCCGACGTACCGAAGACGGTGCGCACCATCCTCGCCGGGATTCCCAGCTTCGATATGACCGCCGAGGTGGTACAGGCCAAGAAGAAGGGCGACAAGTTCCTCACGGACCTCGACGCGCCCACCACCCTGCCGGACTGGCTCACGGAAGAAGACGTCGCTTACTTCGCACAGCAGCTCACCAGCAGCGGCTTCCGTGGCGGTCTCAATCGCTACCGCAACATGGACCGCGACTGGGAGGAGCTGCCCGAACTCGCGACGGCGAAGATCGAGCAGCCGGCCCTCTTCCTCACCGGCGAGAACGACCCGACGCGCGCCATCGGCCCGGTCGACACCATGAAGGCGCTGGTGCCGAACCTCGAAGAGATCCTCATCCTCCCTGGCGCTGGACACTGGGTGCAGCAGGAGTGTGCTGCTGAAGTGAATGCCGCACTGCTCCGTTTCCTCGCCAAGCTGCCCGCATGA
- a CDS encoding GNAT family N-acetyltransferase: MHLRPATQDDEEAIWSILGPTIRSGETYALPRGMDEASALAYWMGPAHETFVADDHGQIVGTYCLRPNQLGGGAHVANCGYVTDTAARGRGIARRMCEHSIAHARSRGYRAIQFNFVVSTNEGAIRLWQSMGFEIVGRLPLAFLHPTLGYVDALVMFRTLTPA; the protein is encoded by the coding sequence ATGCACCTACGACCCGCGACGCAAGACGACGAGGAAGCCATCTGGTCGATCCTCGGCCCGACCATCCGCTCGGGTGAGACCTACGCTCTTCCTCGTGGGATGGATGAGGCGAGCGCCCTGGCCTACTGGATGGGGCCAGCTCACGAGACGTTCGTCGCCGACGATCATGGCCAGATCGTCGGTACCTACTGTCTTCGTCCGAATCAGCTCGGCGGCGGTGCTCATGTCGCCAACTGCGGTTACGTGACCGATACCGCAGCAAGGGGGAGAGGCATTGCGCGACGAATGTGTGAGCACTCCATTGCGCACGCGCGATCGCGAGGGTACCGCGCCATTCAGTTCAATTTCGTCGTCAGCACCAATGAAGGTGCCATTCGTCTATGGCAGTCGATGGGTTTCGAGATCGTCGGCCGCCTCCCGCTGGCTTTCCTGCATCCCACGCTCGGTTACGTCGACGCGCTCGTCATGTTTCGGACGCTGACACCTGCGTAG
- a CDS encoding type II toxin-antitoxin system PemK/MazF family toxin, with product MSGNAKTIHRGDLFWIEPDATRGSIPGHRHPHVVIQDDVFNRSRIHTVVVCALTSNLKKANEPGNVLLEVGEGHLPTQSVVVVSQVSSVDKESLGEYIGSLSAERVEQIVDGLRFQQASFFRH from the coding sequence GTGAGTGGAAACGCGAAGACGATCCATCGAGGTGATCTGTTCTGGATCGAGCCCGATGCAACGAGAGGTTCCATCCCTGGCCATCGTCACCCCCACGTGGTGATCCAGGACGATGTCTTCAATCGTTCGCGCATTCACACCGTCGTCGTGTGTGCATTGACCTCGAATTTGAAGAAGGCGAACGAGCCTGGGAACGTCCTGCTCGAGGTGGGTGAAGGCCACTTGCCCACGCAGAGCGTCGTCGTGGTGTCGCAGGTGTCGTCGGTCGACAAGGAGAGCCTCGGCGAGTACATCGGGTCGCTGTCCGCCGAGCGCGTCGAGCAGATCGTGGATGGTCTGCGGTTCCAGCAAGCCTCTTTCTTCCGTCATTGA
- the rnk gene encoding nucleoside diphosphate kinase regulator — MSSSPPILVAAEDRVLLLQLIEQQPTTEVTELLDAELERARVVPRRDVPADVVVMNSEIEYEDSATGQRRRVQLVVPADADTSAGRVSVLAPLGCALLGLQVGQEIDWRMPGGLRRLRVITVKRPAEP; from the coding sequence ATGTCGTCGTCACCGCCCATCCTCGTTGCAGCCGAAGACCGAGTGCTATTGCTGCAGCTCATCGAACAGCAGCCGACCACCGAAGTGACGGAGCTGCTCGATGCTGAGCTCGAGCGCGCTCGCGTCGTGCCCCGGCGCGACGTTCCGGCCGATGTCGTCGTGATGAACAGCGAGATCGAGTACGAGGACTCCGCGACGGGTCAGCGGCGTCGGGTGCAGCTCGTGGTCCCGGCCGATGCGGACACGAGCGCTGGACGGGTCTCGGTCCTGGCTCCGCTGGGTTGTGCTCTGCTCGGATTGCAGGTCGGGCAGGAGATCGACTGGCGCATGCCGGGGGGCCTGCGTCGTCTCCGGGTGATCACGGTGAAGCGTCCTGCGGAGCCGTAG
- a CDS encoding NADP-dependent oxidoreductase, with product MRAFLLTRYGGPEVADLRDVTAPEPGPGEVRIDVKAAGLNPVDFKMREGKLRVINSYEFPLVFGCELSGVVASVGEGVTRFRPGDDVFTRVAKEHLGAFAETACVHEDLVAKKPASLDFVHAAAVPLAALTALQALRDELSVTPGMRVFIPGGAGGVGTFAIQIAKHLGATVATTASARGRALVERLGADVVVDYTTQDFTTVLREYDAAFDLIGGDTLLRAFEVVRRGGKIVSIAGLPEPLTATQDLGRGAGLATLFWFASAGIRFRAWRSGVTYRYLFMHPSGKDLEALATLVDAKKLDVIVDRVFPFAEIAEAFAYLEKGRAKGKVVVAIG from the coding sequence ATGCGAGCATTCCTTCTCACCCGGTACGGTGGTCCCGAAGTCGCCGACCTCCGTGACGTCACCGCGCCCGAACCCGGACCCGGCGAGGTGCGCATCGACGTGAAGGCGGCAGGCTTGAATCCCGTCGACTTCAAGATGCGCGAGGGCAAGCTGCGGGTCATCAACTCGTACGAGTTCCCGCTGGTCTTCGGCTGCGAGCTGTCGGGCGTGGTCGCGTCGGTCGGGGAAGGCGTGACACGGTTCCGCCCTGGCGATGACGTCTTCACCCGCGTCGCCAAGGAGCACCTCGGCGCCTTCGCCGAGACGGCGTGCGTGCACGAAGATCTCGTTGCAAAGAAGCCTGCGTCGCTCGACTTCGTTCATGCGGCGGCGGTCCCGCTGGCGGCGCTCACCGCGCTGCAAGCGCTGCGCGACGAACTCTCCGTCACGCCGGGCATGCGCGTCTTCATTCCAGGCGGCGCGGGCGGGGTCGGGACGTTTGCGATCCAGATCGCGAAGCACCTCGGTGCCACCGTCGCGACGACGGCTTCTGCGCGTGGTCGTGCGCTCGTCGAGCGCCTCGGAGCGGATGTCGTCGTCGACTACACGACCCAGGACTTCACGACCGTGCTGCGCGAGTACGACGCGGCCTTCGACCTCATCGGCGGCGACACGCTCCTGCGGGCCTTCGAGGTCGTCCGTCGTGGCGGCAAGATCGTCAGCATCGCGGGGCTCCCCGAGCCGTTGACGGCGACCCAGGATCTCGGCCGCGGTGCAGGCCTTGCGACACTCTTCTGGTTCGCGAGCGCGGGAATTCGCTTCCGCGCTTGGCGCTCGGGCGTCACCTACCGTTACCTGTTCATGCACCCGAGCGGAAAGGACCTCGAAGCGCTCGCGACTCTCGTCGACGCGAAGAAACTCGATGTCATCGTCGATCGCGTCTTTCCCTTTGCCGAGATTGCCGAAGCGTTTGCCTACCTCGAGAAGGGCCGCGCCAAGGGCAAGGTCGTCGTCGCGATCGGCTGA
- a CDS encoding YciI family protein — protein sequence MKVMVIVKATEDSEAGNMPSEQLLAEMGKYNEELVKAGVMLAGEGLHPSTKAKRVRFLGDKTTVVDGPFAETKELIAGFWIWQVKSLEEAAEWARRCPGAMPGQESELEIRQIFEAEDFGKEFTPELRAQEERLRDEIERQQKS from the coding sequence ATGAAGGTCATGGTCATTGTCAAGGCGACGGAGGATTCCGAGGCGGGGAACATGCCGAGCGAGCAGCTGCTCGCCGAGATGGGCAAGTACAACGAAGAGCTGGTGAAGGCCGGCGTGATGCTCGCGGGTGAGGGACTGCATCCCAGCACCAAGGCCAAGCGCGTGCGGTTCCTGGGCGACAAGACCACCGTCGTCGACGGCCCGTTCGCCGAGACCAAGGAGCTCATCGCTGGCTTCTGGATCTGGCAGGTGAAGTCGCTGGAGGAAGCCGCCGAGTGGGCCAGGCGCTGTCCTGGCGCCATGCCTGGACAGGAGTCCGAGCTCGAGATCCGACAGATCTTCGAGGCCGAGGACTTCGGCAAAGAGTTCACGCCGGAGCTGCGCGCCCAGGAGGAGCGCCTGCGCGACGAGATCGAGCGTCAGCAGAAGTCCTGA
- a CDS encoding dihydrofolate reductase family protein, with protein MSRLRVNAFSISIDGYGAGPDQDLDNPLGVGGNALHTWVLGTRTFQKLHADFAGALIGDQAPRGGVDDDFVARGFENVGAWILGRNMFGPIRGPWTDEAWKGWWGQNPPYHVPVFVLTHHARAPITMEGGTTFHFVTDGIHAALERAKEAASGKDVRVGGGVATIRQYLTAGLIDEMHLAISPVLLGRGEHLLTGIDTVSLGYTCSEHVSTDHATHIVLAK; from the coding sequence ATGTCGAGGCTTCGGGTCAACGCATTCTCCATCTCGATCGACGGCTACGGCGCCGGTCCCGACCAGGATCTGGACAACCCGCTGGGCGTCGGAGGCAACGCCCTGCACACGTGGGTCCTCGGCACCCGGACCTTCCAGAAGCTCCACGCCGACTTCGCTGGCGCGCTGATCGGCGACCAGGCGCCTCGTGGAGGTGTCGACGACGACTTCGTCGCCCGCGGCTTCGAGAACGTCGGCGCCTGGATCCTCGGCCGCAACATGTTCGGACCGATCCGCGGCCCCTGGACCGACGAGGCCTGGAAGGGCTGGTGGGGCCAGAACCCCCCCTACCACGTGCCCGTCTTCGTGCTCACGCACCACGCTCGCGCACCCATCACCATGGAGGGCGGCACCACGTTCCACTTCGTGACCGATGGAATCCATGCCGCGCTGGAGCGCGCGAAGGAGGCGGCTTCTGGCAAGGATGTCCGAGTTGGCGGCGGCGTTGCCACCATCCGCCAGTACCTCACCGCGGGGCTGATCGACGAGATGCACCTCGCGATCTCCCCCGTGCTCCTCGGTCGAGGTGAACACCTCCTCACCGGGATCGACACGGTGAGCCTTGGTTACACGTGCTCGGAGCACGTCTCAACAGATCACGCCACGCACATCGTGCTGGCGAAATGA
- a CDS encoding DUF2200 domain-containing protein, producing the protein MDKKPRIFTTSFGSVYPLYLQKAAKKGRIKEEVDEIITWLTGYTGDQLQRVIDDKVDFEAFFAQAPRMNPNVGLITGVVCGVRVEDVADPLMQKIRYLDKLIDELARGKKMASILRQ; encoded by the coding sequence ATGGACAAGAAGCCGCGCATCTTCACGACCTCATTCGGGAGCGTGTATCCGCTCTACCTGCAAAAAGCAGCGAAGAAGGGCCGCATCAAGGAAGAGGTCGACGAGATCATCACCTGGCTCACGGGCTACACGGGTGACCAGCTTCAGCGCGTCATCGACGACAAGGTCGACTTCGAAGCCTTCTTCGCCCAGGCCCCCCGGATGAACCCGAACGTCGGACTCATCACGGGCGTCGTCTGCGGCGTGCGCGTGGAAGACGTCGCCGACCCGCTGATGCAGAAGATCCGCTACCTCGACAAGCTGATCGACGAACTCGCGAGGGGAAAGAAGATGGCGAGCATCCTCCGCCAGTAG